The genomic region AGGTGGAGCTTTTGCTCACTAAATGTTGATTAAGACAGTTATTTCTCTATGATAATATCTAGAGAAAACAACAGTTTGCTAACAGCCCATGATCCCAGAGGCACCCATGCATCATGGGTTTGAAACAAGTCCATCCTGAGTATTGTGAGCAGCACAGTAACAAACTGATGGATGGGACTGACAACTCAAGGGTGTTTGTAAACCCTAGGGGGgctgcttttgtttgtttctggttataatttttcatataacTTTGTCTTTTTCCCTTGTAGCTATGATGAGATGGCTAGGTTTGACCTTCCTGCAGTCATAAACTTTATTTTGCagaaaacagaccaaaaaaagatttattatgtTGGCTATTCACAGGGCACCACCATGGGTAAGTTCCAAAAAAACCAGGTTTGTATATTCAGGAGAAATGTGACTGTATATGAGCACAGCCAGGCCAGGCATCACAGACTTCTCTCAGATCTGGCTTCTTCAGGGCCATGAGATTCTGATTtctccctgcccaccctcctGCCCCACAACATGCAAATATCAGCTTAGACAGAGAGTATGCAGGCGCTTTTGAAATAGAAACATAGTATTTCAAATATAATGGCCACACCCTGGCTGTCTATGATAGTATTTTCCTCCCAAAGGCCCGAGAAAGATTGTCTCTTTGCAATCTGGGGTGTTAGTCTCTATTTTATAAgtatggaaactgaggcacagactgACTTTACCAGTATCCCATTCCTCGTCTGTGGGCACAAATAAGAACGGAATCCAGTTCACTGGACAATTTCTCTACtagtgtgtgtgaaagttgctcagtcatgtcagactctttgcaaccccatggactatacaatccatggaattctccaggccagaatattggcgtgggtagctgttcccttctccaggagatcttcccaacccagggattgaacccaggtctcccccattgcaggcagattctttagcagccaagccaccagggaagctcaagaatactggagtgggtaacctatcccttctccagcagatcttcctgacccaggaatcaaactagggtctcctgcattgcaggtggattcttccccaACTGAGCTACTGTGTTCCAATTTGTGTTCCAGAAAAGTTAGAGATCCAAGAAAACcagcaaaactctgttatctCAATACCCGTTATGTTAGAGAACATGgatcaataaacaagaaaatatcttTCATCCTTAATGTCTCTCACTATAAAGATTTATGAAAAAATACCTCACAAACATCTGAAAATTAAGTAAGATCCATGAAAGTCTCCTGCAAAGTGTCTAACATATAGTTACCTCTCAATGCATGTATTTTCACAAAATCCATATTATTGGATTCAATAATTTAATAATTCACTGAGAACCTAGTAATGGGCAGCAAGTATCCAAAACGTCAAAGGAAGCTCAGAGATgtggttgctgctgttgtttttgcCTGTCGAGGACCTTATAATTTCTCAAGAGAGTTAGAACACACATAAttacttagctactaaacaacaaaagaTTAATGAAACATCTTGGTAGAagtaaaataagcattttatttgCTCTAGAATATTCAATATCCAtgttgacatttatttattttttttttgcaggcttTATTGCATTTTCCACCATGCCAGAGCtggctcagaaaataaaaatgtattttgcttTAGCACCCATAGCTACTATTAAATATGCAAAAAGCCCTGGGACCAAATTTTTGCTGCTGCCAGATATGATGATCAAGGTATGTGACTCTTCAGAAAATTCCTTGTCTATGCACAAGAATTTTCCAGCCCATTGGATAGGAGATACACTTTTACATTAGAGACACTTCTTTTCGACTATAATGACCATTTCATGTTTTTACAGGGATTGTTTGGCAAAAGAGAATTTCTCTACCAGACCCGATTTCTCAGACAGTTTGTTATTTACCTTTGTGGCCAGGTGATTTTGGATCAGATTTGTAGCAACTTCATGTTACTCCTGGGAGGATTTAATGCAAACAATATGAACATGGTAAGTGGCAGCCTAGTCAATTCTCAGTGTCCCAGAACAAAGCAAACAGTTGTTATTCCCTCTCCTTGAGGGTGAGCTAATGCCAGGGAAGACAGAGAAGTGATGCTCCAAGAAAGTCAGTTTTCTTCAAATCATAATACTATGCAGTAAATACTTTAACATGGGCTAAGTCAAGTTTAACATAACAACATGACTACACATTAACTCCATAGATTCAAGATTGAAGAGGTCTGAAAGCAGCTTTATTATAGTGAATTAAATCTGCAAAAATATGTGATTAGAACCCAtaagtcaaaagagaaaactgCTGTGCATCACCCACTTCTTCTTTTTACTCAGAGCTTTCTGGTTTGTAGTTTAAGTTCTGTGATAGGCTGCCTGGGAGTTTCAGTTTGGCTAAGATATAgcttcccagggcttcccaggtggtgttagtggtaaagaacttgcctgccagtgtaggagatgtaagagacacaggtttggtccaagggtttgggagatcccctggaggagggcatggcaacctactccagtattcatgcttggagaatcccataaacagaggagcctggcagtttatggtccataggattgcaaagagtcagacacaactgaagcaacttagcatacacaagGCATAGCTACCATTTGGTGAGTATGACAGTGGGTTCCCCAGGAAGCTTACTCTGAGATGGAGATTCGTGTGCAAATGATTTGGGTTATGGCCTTGGAATAACACCTAGAAAAGGAAAGGCAACAGGGTTTGGTAGATCAAAAAAGTCCAGCTGAGATGTAGCCTCAGTGGGAACCTCAGTTGACCCTCTAGGGATCTGTGAAGATGGGATGACCCTTCAGAATTGTCCCAAGTTAGCACGAGAGGGCTGGGTCTTTATAACCCCCACATCAAATAATCATTTAATGCAGACAGCACCAGTCATGGGGAGGTATTGGGCAGTGCAGCTCTCTGAAGAAGGGACAGTCCCCCAAGGACACCAGACAGCGGAGGGCTATCTGTCAACAGCAGGAGGAACATGTTTTTAATTCCTGaagattttttgcattttttttaatcaaagatatAATGAAGAGCTATCATTTGATAAGCATTTTATTGTATGCCAGGCTATTATTCCCTATAACAACCTTATGAGATGGGTATTATCAATATTCCCACTTTTCAGATTAATAACCTGACATTTAATGGATTAAGCTATGCTCTCAATTTCTCCTAAAAATTAAACAGCAGAAGTGGGATTGGAATGCAGTCTCAGTTCTTGAGTCTTTATCCTTAATTATTTTAGGAAAGctctttaaaagataaagtcAGATGTCTGATGAGAAACTTTTCTCAGATGAAAAATATAGGTGCTTGTGATATGTTTagggtcatttttaaaattatgtgcatGTGTAGTTTCCTATTTCATGGATAAATGCTGAGACTTTAATGATGTTATCATTTCTGAGTTTGACACCCTGAAGATTTGATCTTAACAAGGTACAAATCTTGTGAGTTTTTCCATGTATGTCCCTCAAACTACTCATGCTTTGTTACAGAGCCGAGCAAATGTCTATGTCGCTCATACTCCTTCAGGAACATCTGTGCAAAATATCCTGCACTGGAGTCAGGTAAGGATGCTGAATTTGTAGTCTTTGTTTAACGTGTTTGTGCAGTTTATTTGGAAAAGTCAAAGAATGCTCTTCGGAGAGCCCAGGAGTTGTTTCGCCTTTATTACAAGATGACATGTGATTCTGTCAACACTATTTCAAATGTGAGTTTGATCTAGAACACTGAAACTTTTCAGGATGTGGGAGGAACGGATTGGCCCTAGGACATCTTTAGTAGACTTCTGCAAGTGTGAATTCAGATGGTTCAGGTGAGACATTTTCAGTCTCTAGACACCTCAAAGATGAGACTGCAGATAGGCTTTTCCAGCAGGACAACATAGtcaagtagaaataaaaatgcaaacgCAGGTCTAATTCCCCAAAGAGGTTTCCAGAGAAGTCCTTTGTGCTGCAGATTTCACCTGCAGGCGAGGAAGGAATGTCCTGATTAACAACCACAGGAACTATCTCTGGGCACAGTGGTGAGTTTGTTCGGCATTGGTTCAAGGAACAATGTGACTGCTAATTATCCTTTCACATGTGAAGAGGCAACAAAACTAATATTGCTCATTATAGATGATACTATAGAGTGACCCCAATCGGCTGTGGGAATAAAAATGCACGTAGGCCAGAGAGTTAGAACCTCACTAACCTTAGACTCTCACCTATTAAAAatacccttggagaagggaatgaccacccactccagtattcttgcctggagaattccatggaagaggagcctcgtgggctctaaagtccatggggctgcaaaagagtcagacatgactgagcgactaatgtatatacatatatactaaaaatactactttgtttttaaaaatgggtgaCTTCTAACTCAACAAAAAGCTGTAATAGTGATGATGACATTAATAAATCATAAACATTGGTCCTGTCCACTTTTCTAATTTAGAACCTAGTCAAATTGTTCTTCAAAGGTCATTGTTATATTTTAGTAGATATGTgtaagagcaagagagaaagagatagagagagagaagagtaGGGGGAGGCATTTTATCATCAAAATCAAAGAAGAATTCTAACCTGGATTAAATGCTGGTCGTCATCTTCCAGAATCACTACATTGCACAACTGTAGGGGCTACTCTCCCACTGTAGGCTTGTGCAGGATACCCGCCTACATAGACTACAATGGGGATACACTTTCTGGGGTTGTATAATATGGTGGGCAAGTATTTCTATAgctcatttttcttcctgaaggACCTTATTCTTGTCTTTACACTCTCCTGAAAACTATCCTGAAGTTGAATGGAAAGTACCCTCAGGCTTTGTTCTCTGCTTCCCTCATAACTGCAGACTTGGCAGGATGTTttcacccctcctcccacctttatCCCTTAACACATTTGAATGCCATCtaaatttttgcttccttttaggCTATGAACTCTGGGGAACTCCGGGCATTTGACTGGGGCAGTGAGACCAAAAATCTGGAAAAAGGCAATCAGGTAAGAAAATCAAATACCAACTGCTGAAAATATATCCTTTTGAAATGCAAGAGAGAGAAGTGATACTGGCAGTTTATTCTAGAAATGGGAATAAAGTACAAGAAATCAAGTagaatagaatactactcagccataaaaaagaatgaaataatgccatttgcaacaatatggatggacccagagattatcatactaagtgaagtatgtcagaaaaagaaaggaaaataccatatgttatcccttatatgtggcatctaaaatatgacacaaatgaacttacctacgaAGCAGACttacagataaagagaacaacagacttgtggttgccagggcaGAGGGGTTAGGAGAGGCATTGACtcgaagtttgggattagcaaatgcaaactattatatataggatagataaacaacagtgtcctactgtatagcacagagaactctattcaatatcctgtgaatataatggaaaagaaaatgaaaaagaatatacatctGAATCAttttgtggtacagcagaaatgaacacaacattgtcaatcaattATGTGCATGgcataaaataaattcttaaaaaaaaaattcaaatagaaaGTAATTAGTTCTGGTTCAACTTCATTTAAGAATGAGAAAGTTCAAAGCTTTGACAAGAGACTTTCAGAGGTTAAAAAATAACTGTTACAATGCAGTAGGAGAACTTTTCTGATGATGCTGCCTCTGTGAACAAGACACTGGGCCTCTTAGGAGCAAGATTGGGTAGACAGTGAAGGGAAGGGTGTGGTCTGGTGGCTGCTAGAAGGATCTTTcaagatttaaaaacaacaatgaccacaggaaaaaaaaaaaaaaaatgaagatggcaGGAGTGAGGCTGGTTCATGGTACAGTAAAAAGAGTATTAATAACAAATGAGAATTACTGCATTAGTTGTGCCTCTGCCCTACAAAGTTGTGTAATGATGGCTAGACGGCTTTGATTCTTCAGGCCtcaatctgtttctttttaaaataaaaattattggaTGAGGTAACTTTTAAGAGTTCTGCCTGGTTACACTTGTAATGAATCTGTAATCTGcaagtgaaaaatatgaaaaaatattacccaagaaaatgtgtgtgtttaatcGATGCTATGGactaaaatttaaagtaaaagtcATGGGCATTAAACTTTTCTGAGCATAAGATCTTCTCTGAAGTTTATTGGTTAGCTTGTATATGAATGTAAACAGATATTGACCACACAAACATAAAGCTGGAGGGAGCAGAATACACACATAGGTGAATCTTTGAGAGTCTCACATCATACTTAGCATCCACTTTTCTACAACAGTCTAAATGTAAAAGTCTAGGAAACTGGAGAGACCGTTGCAATGTCCCCAATGAGCAAACTCTCAATCACGAGTTTCAGCTATATATTTTTAGATCCTTCTTGTTTCCTAAAGTATATCTTTAGAGAAAGCATACCAGTTCCAAGATAGATTTAATTAATCAATATTTAAGGTCATGAGTTAGAAAGTGAAGCATGCAAAATAGGTGACAGAAAAACACACATACCAAAAGGTATTATGACAAAAAGATACCTTAGAAGCACATAGCCTTAGAGCCAGTCCTGATACTCAGTTCAATCGTTTCACCTGTTAGATGAGACAAACATATTATAGGTTCCATAGACTATTCCAACCTTTCACATCTAGTTACTGTATAAAAGTGGATCTGACCACAAACGTGAATGAAGACCATACACATATGTCTTATTATAACTCACAGTATCAGATGCTATACTTTCAAATTCTTAAAAGCCAAATTCTCAAATtcacaaagagaaatgaagactcCCAGGATTAGAGTCCTGGATCCAGGGTGGATTTTCTGAGTGAGAAGTGGGCCTGGACATTTCTGTTGAAAGTTCTTGGTGTTTATTAACATCAAGGGCTCTCAGCCAACCAAACTGATCTGGTATTTCTGTTTGAATAAGAGAAGATCTCAAGAACTAGGAATCCTAGATATCCTTTCTCTGGGTGATGGGTGACTAGAGCAGGGATCTAATTCTTACCACTTGTAGGTTCAAACTCCCTAAGTTTCAGTGCCATTGGCTTCCCCACATTTCTGGAGACAGAGGACAGAAAACCCCTGTGAACACCCAAGTCCTTCTCAGTAGGTTCCATCCTCTTGCCTTTCTCTGTAGAATCTCTTCAATCTGACCTCATGAAACATGAAATTATCTTTGAAAAAGACAGGAGTATTATCTTTTAAAGGCAATTTATATACTAAATATTTactaatagaaagggaaagaattgAACATGCAATGCCAACAGTGCTAGGCAATTGAGATGTTTTCCCATTTAACTTGGTAAGTTATTTCAGGCATCATccacattttgcagatgaagaaaccgagGTTAAATGAGGTTAAGCAGAGGCTGGAGTAGAAACTCTTAATGCAGTTTTGTATGGGTCCAGTGCCCATACCCCTTTCATCACAACACAGAGCACATTGACTGTGTTTATTAGAAAAGTAAATGATGAGTTTGGAAGTCCAAATGTTTTacagttaaaaactatttcttttcTCTAGCCAACTCCTATAAGGTACAAAGTTAGAGATATGACAGTCCCTACAGCAATGTGGACTGGGGGTCAGGACTGGCTTTCAAATCCGGATGATGTGAGAACACTGCTCTCTGAGGTGACCACCCTCATCTATCATAAGAACATTCCTGAATGGGCCCACGTGGATTTCATCTGGGGTCTGGATGCGCCTCACCGTATGTACAATGAAATCATACATCTGATGAAACAGGAAGATACCGGCCTTTCCCGGGGAACTATCAATGTAAGCTTGTGAAGCATCTGATACTGACTAGTCTTAGGAAAAAGCCTCATGAATGATGGGGCCATGAGTGAAAGATATTAAAGATTTTCAGCCCTGGAAACCCACCATATTAGGAAAAGGGAGGGCCGAGATTAGAGTTAAGATTGTATTCATTCCTTTAGACTTTTTGCATTTGAGGCTAAAACtgacatttaattttttcaattaattgaaCTACTCATTGGGTGAACACAGTTTTCATGTACTATTGTGTATTCTGCCATCTTAAAAGGTAGGTTTTAGCTGACAGCTAGAAATTATCTAGTCATTGTTTACATCATTCAAATAAACTTCCTTAAAACATTTATTGTTGTCTACGAGCCATATTTTTGGAGCAATAAAGTAAAATGATGAATTGGAGTCAGAGGTCTTGAAGCTCCAGATGGTTgctgaatttgaaaaaataagctAGATGTTTTTACCTTGTTGCTACAGAGACATAATAACACTACCTCAGGAAGCCAAGTTGCtttaaccaaaaaagaaaaatcaatgtacAGTATAGATGAAAAGGCCAAGTTTCATAACTGAGAGTCAAAGAAGATTATCTTCTAGGATATTTATGAGTTTTTCCAATAAAGCATGCGTGTGTATTTCAGTACCTACGTTCTAGCTCAAGCTTCTTTGATAATTTACAGATTGTTGCTAGGAGACCTACTGGCTACAAATGTCCAGCCAAGTTTTCTGCCTTCAAAAATTAAACACCaggaagaaagttttaaaatatcatgaaCATAATACAACATTATGCTTTGATCTTAACAGAGGTACTGTTATTAGGCAATCATACCCAGTTCAGCTAAGttcagtcgctccagtcgtgtccgactccttgcgaccacatggactgtagaccacatGGACAtgtaggcctccctgtccattgccagttcctggagtttactcaaattcatgtccattgagtcaatgatgccatccaaccatctcatcctctgtcatctccttctcctcttgccctcaatctttcccagcatcagggtcttttctaatgagtcagttcttcacattaggtggccaaagtattggagtttcagcttcagcaccagtccttccaatgaatatttaggactgatttcctttaggatgaactggtgggatctccgtgcagttcaagggactctcaagagtcttctccaacaccacagttcaaaaccatcaattctttggtgctcagctttctttataagccaactctcacatccatacatgactacaggaaaaaccatagccttgactagatggacctttgttggcaaagtaactcATTTATAAACCTGgatttatttctttagaaaattgTTCAATTTTCACAAAGTTTCAAAGACAACAGTTATGAATTACATGGTATGGTGATTTTGCAGAACTCTGACACCAAACTGAAGGCATTCTGGCAATTTGTTggaagtttcactttttttttttttttttttaatcttcagagTCACCTTATAACTAAGTTCAATGTGAATGGATCTTAGATAATGTAGTAAGAAACATTTAAGGTCTTCAGACTCTATATCTACACACAACTACTTCCCTCAAAAAGTATGTGCTTAAGGTACTGTGCAGAGTTCAGTAAATTttcctggattttattttttttattagaccTTTGTTCTGTTTGGAGATGGTAAATCTTTCATTCTTAGACTGCATTTGTTACTACACACTGTGTGGTCCATGGCTAAAAATACTCATGATGCAGCCTTGCTTTGCAAAATTCAGTCATTTTTAAATGTgctcatttctgttttctcactgacaAAGAACTTGAGACAGATATTTCAATGTTCACTATCTCTCCTCTAGAAGTTTAATTCAGATACCACCTAATCACATAGTTCTTTCTTGTCAAGAATTcttttattcaaataatttacaatatttttattttatcaataaaaaaTACACTAACAAGGTTAATAACTGTCCTGCATTCACAAGagaatcataaaaatatttttgaacaaaCAACTTGATAGTCACATAATCATGTTTGAAATCAAGATGGCTCTAATTTGTAAGCTGATAGCAAAACATCTAGAGATGTGCTGGTACACTGGCTCtttgtaaggggaaaaaaagctctgACTTGAAGcatttgccaatatctgttgTTGATAACTGATACATGATTTTGTTGAAGTctgaatatttacatataaatctcTAAacctacacacatacatataccatTCTGTACGAATATATATGCTTGATTCTTGGTCTTATTACTCAAAGGAGCCTCAGAGGAACAGTTTGTCTCTTGGGGCAGGATATGGATGGGACAGCCTCTTTATAAGAGCAGCGCAactgaaaagagagaagaacaCTGATCCTTTCCTTCAGAAGAGATTGACTTTGAAACATCACCTTGTTTTGACTGATGTGGACAGTCCAACATCTTTAGCGTCTCCCCCAGAAGGATTGTGACCATAATGAACTCCACTGAGCAAAAAGCATTAGAAATACAAAGCGCTTCGAAAATGTTACCCATGGCAACCAACCTTATCCCCGTACCATGGGGGTCTCCAAGTTGAGTGGTCTGCAGACCCACAGTCCAAGATTGAGACACAATCCAGGCCTTTTACTACTTCTTCATGTGAGATTGCAAAGATCATGATGCTTTCCTTAGCATTAATTCAATCTGGGAAAATTTTAATCTCTGTGCAATATCCAGGGAAGTCTCACCATgctgagaggaaaaaagaaactataattATCACCAAGAAGGTCGAATGTCATTGCAAAGGATCTAGTAAACAGTTTAGTGTGACTGACTCACAGGCTTGGCAAGGGCTTTGAATGTCACTGCGTTCTAACTTTAATAGGATAACTTGATTCCTTAATAATTTGCTATTAACAACTTCAGGGGCGATTTATTTACGTCAACACAAGGCCAACGTTAGAAGGTGATGCTGATAGAAGGACCTCAGACCGTGGTCCCCAGATCCTTACCTTGTTCTTTATCATGGGGTTTGCATGGGCCTCAAGGAGCAGAGGAATGAGAGTCTGGTTTTTCATTTCACAGGCATAGTGTAGTGCGGTGCAGCCATactgaaacacaaaagaccaaCAATGCAAGGGATCCATCGGAACCCTTACACACGTTACACGTGGCTTCTTTAGCAAGTACTTTTCATATTTTGTCTTGTACAACTCAGCCAAATCAACAGTCTGCAAACCATCCACATGCAATTACATTTCTTAAGCTCAAAAAGTCTGTTGTGCCTCAGTGTGTATATTATCAACATCCTGTAAGTCATCCATATCTTCTCTTCTTGTTTTCTGTTCCAGACTAAACAAATTCCGCTTATAAAAGGCTAATGCTGAACTATCCCAAGGTTTCTTTCCACAATTCTGGGCAATCACCACCTTGATTATGTTACCATCTTTTCTCTTAAAGAGTTTCCAAGTTTTTACAAATATCATCCTTTATGGTTGATAATCAAAATCCCTCCAGTCTGAAGAAGGTTGCTGGTGCTCAGATGCTATAGCACACCCACAAGATCAATGTTGGTCCACATAGTCATTGCCCATCCTTGCTTTGTAGTAGcttatattatgtattatacaaCAGCAGGTCTACTAGGGGAGTCTAATTTAAAACACAACTGACAGTCAGAGGAAATTTATAGCTGAGATATTCATGCccaaaattttgtcttttaaaaagcagCCAAATAACTATGATTTTGAATGATAATATTCAAGAAGTGAAGAAATATTATGCTTGACTGTCAAGACTAACAAAATTGACTCTGGATCTTATTCCCCAGAAATTCTTCTAAGATCATAGGAAATAATGCTGCAAccacttattttttattaaatggtAATATGTTAAATGAAGATCTGGATCTGAATTTTTCCATATGGAATAAATAGGACTTAATTACCTAAAAATTCACTATACTGCATTACTTAGATTTGGGAAATGGACCTTAATATTCAGATGGTTTTCGAAAAATAGTGGGGAAAGAGTGTGTCTGCATGTATGTGCTTGTGTGTATgcaaaaatgtgatttttctatctagaaatagagagagacatagataatgagaaaaatatcctAGGGAAATTTCAGTCATAGGCAAAGTTTAAACCTTTTTTAAGGGGaattaagtttgaaattatattatgaacacattttaaaaaaaaatagatacattctCTGTTGACTCATTTATATACATCCTTGGTGTAGCAAGTTTAAAATCATCAACTACTAAGTTAGAAACTAAGAAGCTCTGGATGAAAAGATCTTTCAACACATTACatgtgttttacatatttttagttATACAAATAACACTAAATAAGCAGAATCTTGAATTAGACAAGACATCAGAAGTCATCCAATACAGTCTCTAACCACAAATTGTTAAACAATACTTAAAAgcaaaaactatttgaaaaaaagaaatacacctTTTGAATTTAAATAAGAAGACCAAGCAATACCTGCAACAAATCTTTTAGGTTTCTTAAACAATCTTacttaatatatttcaaaattatctaAAAAATTGATGATGTACAGTCTATCCAAATTAATCAAAAATTCTAActtaaataaaagggaaaacattCATTTCATAAGTGTATTCTCTTGGGCATTCTCCtcctgtatctctctctctctttctctctctctcacacacacac from Muntiacus reevesi chromosome 2, mMunRee1.1, whole genome shotgun sequence harbors:
- the LIPM gene encoding lipase member M, whose product is MPKILSKKWIVSYRNEMWLLILVAHLFQRNVNSGHMPTITVDPEAFMNISEIIQHKGYPCEEYEVLTEDGYILSVNRIPQGLVQLKKTSPRPVVFLQHGLLGDASNWISNLPNNSLGFILADAGFDVWLGNSRGNTWSRKHKTLSIDQDEFWAFSYDEMARFDLPAVINFILQKTDQKKIYYVGYSQGTTMGFIAFSTMPELAQKIKMYFALAPIATIKYAKSPGTKFLLLPDMMIKGLFGKREFLYQTRFLRQFVIYLCGQVILDQICSNFMLLLGGFNANNMNMSRANVYVAHTPSGTSVQNILHWSQAMNSGELRAFDWGSETKNLEKGNQPTPIRYKVRDMTVPTAMWTGGQDWLSNPDDVRTLLSEVTTLIYHKNIPEWAHVDFIWGLDAPHRMYNEIIHLMKQEDTGLSRGTINVSL